The nucleotide sequence CGGCCGCATGGCTCACATCGAGGCCGAGTCCCTCCGGCCCCGGCGCCGGGGCCGAGACCACGACGCGCACGAAGTCGCCTTCCCGACCGACGCTCACCTTCGCCCCTCCCGGCGCCGTCCTCCGGGCCGCCGCCACGACGGCACCCGACGGGTCCTGCCGGGCTGCCGCCCGGGCACCGGCCCGAGCGGCGTCCACGACCTGGATCTGCGCGCAGGCAACGAACAGGGCCCACACGAGCGCCGTCGCGAACAGCAACATCATGGGCAGGACCATGGCCGCCTCGGCCGTCACGAACCCTTCGTCACCGCCCAACACCCCGCGAAGCCGCCACGGCCCCCGTGGTTCACGCCCCGCCATTGAGGGCCCGCCCGACGATCTGCTGCAGCTCCGCCTGGACCTGCCCGCTGGTCACCACTTTGTAGAGCACCGCGGCGAAGGCCACCGCCGCGATGATCCCCACCGCATACTCGGAGGTGACCATCCCCGCATCCCTCCGCGCCGCCCGCACCCGGCACATCACGGCACACACGACCCGAACCCGCACCACTTCCCGTACTGCCTTCACTGCCTTGTACATCTCAACCCCCGTGAGGCTCTGTTCCATCGACTACCGACTACGGCCGACTACTGATCGCCGTCACCGCTGATCAGCGGCCTCCGCTGATCGTCGTCGGCCACTTCTGGTCTTTGCCGGTCGGCACCGTCCACCGCCCGCTCAAGTCCGCCCCGTCATCCCCCACCCCCTCCCAACAACCCGTCCGCGAGCCCGATCACCACCGGCAGCACGCCCACCGCGATGAACGCGGGCAGGAAGCACAGCCCCACCGGTACGGTGACCATCACGGCGGCCCGGCGGGCCCGCTCCGTCGCCGAACGACCCCACTCCGCGCGGGCCTCGGCGGCGAGCCGGGCGACAGGAGAGGCGGCCGGTACGCCGGACTCGTCGGCGCGTTCCAGAAGCCTCGCCAGAGCTCCGGCGCCAGGAAGGGCCGCCAACGCACGCCACGCCTCAGCCGGTTCTCCTCCGAGCCGTGCCTCTGCCGCACCTCTGGCCAACCGCCCGCCCACCGGCCCGCCCAGGGCCTCGCCCACGGCCTGCGCGGCCACCACGGGGCTCGCCCCGGCCGTGATGCAGGCGGCCAGCAGGTCGGCGGCGAGAGGCAGTTGGCGAGAGGCTTCCGCGGCGTCGTACGCCGCCGTCGGGTCACCGCCCGCGCGTCGCACCCTTCGCAGCCACAGCCAGGCCCCGACTCCGGCAGCCGGCCCCAGCAGCAGCCCCAGGAGGCCGCCGACGAGCACCCACGCGGCGCAGACCGCCCCGGCGACCGGCAGCCATCGGCGGACGGCACCCCGGGGCACGAGGCTCCGCCGGGGCGGCTCTGCCGCGAGGGCCAGCACCGCGGCCAGCCGGGCGCGCAGCCTTCGTTCATGCCGCGCGGTGTCGAGCGACCGGGCCAGCCACCACAGTCCCACGAACACGCAGACGACCACCCCCAGCCTGTGGACAACCTCGCCGCTCACGCCGCCTCAGCTCCCCGTACGATCCGCAGCGCCCACCACAGCCCCGCGCCCTCCAGCACCGCGCCGACGAGCAGACAGCCCAGCCCGGCCGTGCTGTGCAGCACCACGCGCAGGGGATCGGCGCCGAGCGCGGTGCCCAGCAGGAGGCCCAGGACCGGGAGCCCGGCTAGCATCACCGCCGTCGACCGGGCGCCGGCCAACTGGGCCCGCAGGTCGGCCCGCTGGTCCCGCTCGGCGCGCAGAGCGCCCTCCAGCCTGTCGAGCCCGGCGGCGAGGCCCGCGCCCCGGTCGACGGCCACCCGCCAGCACGCGGCGAGCCCCAGCAGCCCGTGGGCGCCCGGCTGCCGTGCCGCGTCCGCCAGGGCGCCCGGTACGTCCCCACCGAACCTCGCCGCCGCCAGCACCACGGCCCCGGCCTCCCCGAGTCCTCCGGAGTCCCGCGCTGCCCGCGACAACGCCTCACCCGGCTGCCGCCCGGCCCGCACCTCCCCGGCGACCGCCGAGCACAGCGCGACCACCGCATCGCCCCGCCGTTCCCCGGCCCGGCGTTCCTCCGCCGCCCGCCGCACCCGCCTCAGTAACGGCACCGCCGCCGCCCCCGCGAGAACCGGCAGTACCGAGGCCCCCAGCACCGCGATCACCAATCCGGCCACCGGCGCCCACCACTCGGCCCCCAGCCGCCGCACCCGGCCGATCACCCGCGCCCAGGCCGACGGCCCCGTGGCCCCGCCTCCCGCCAGCAACAACCGCGCCCGCCGAATCCCGGCGACGCGCCCATCACCCGCCATCCAGGCCGCCGCCCCGGCACACGCCACGGCCACCACCCCGACCGGCATCTCCCCGACCCCTGTCACTGCCGCCCACTCCCTTCCCGCCTGTCCAGCCCGTTCCGCCCTTGCGGAAACCCGTCCGAGCCCCCGTCGCCTCCGCCGCGCGGCCCGCCCCGAAGCAGCCCCCGCAGCCGCTCCCAGCCCAGCTCGTACACGAACGCCTCCTCGCCCCAGCGGAGCGCCGGGACGGTCACCACCCACCCGGACGCGTCCCGCTCCAGCACATGAACTTCGGCGATCCGCCGTCGCCCGTCCGGGTCCCGTACGAGATGCAGGACCACCGACAGCGCGGCCGCCAACTGGCTGTGCAGCGCGGCCCGGTCGAGGCCGGCGGCCGTACCGAGGGCCTCCAGACGGGCCGGTACCTGCGCCGCGGCGTTGGCGTGGAGCGTGCCGCAGCCGCCCTCGTGGCCAGTGTTCAGAGCGGCCAGCAGGGACACGACCTCGGGCCCTCGTACCTCGCCGACCACCAGCCGGTCCGGGCGCATTCGCAGCGCCTGGCGCACCAGGTCCTGCAGTTCGACGAGGCCCACGCCTTCCTGGTTGGCCGGTCTGCCCTCCAGCCGCACCACATGCGGATGGTCGGGTCGCAGCTCCGCCGAGTCCTCGGCCAGCACGATCCGCTCACCCGGGTCGACCAGGCCGAGCAGCGCGCTCAGGAGCGTGGTCTTCCCGGTGCCGGTGCCGCCGCTGATGACGTACGACAACCGGGAGCGGATCAGCGCCCGCAGGACGTGGTCGCCTCCGGGCGGCACCGTGCCCGCCGTCGCCAGTTCGGCGAGTGTGAAGGCCCGGGGCCGTACGACCCGCAGGGACAGGCAGGTGCAGCCGACGGCCACCGGTGGGAGCACCGCGTGGAGCCGGGTGCCGTCCGGGAGCCGCGCGTCCACCCACGGTCGGGCGTCGTCCAGTCGGCGTCCGGCGACGGCCGCCAGGCGCTGTGCGAGCCGTCGTACACCGGCCGCGTCCGGGAAGGAGATCCCGGTCAGCTCCAGTCCGCCGCCCCGGTCCACCCACACCCGGTCCGGTGCCGACACCAGCACGTCGGTGACCGACGGGTCGGCGAGCAACGGCTCCAACGGCCCGCTCCCCACCAGCTCCGACCGCAACCGCTCAGCCGCCCCGAGCACCTCGGCGTCCCCGAGCACCCGCCCCCGCTCCCGCAGCGCCTGCGCCACCCGCGCGGGCGTCGGCTCGGCACCGCTCTCGACGAGCCACTGCCGTACCCCGTCCAACAGTCCGTCGTCAGGCATTCCGGTCATACGGCCTCGCCCCCGCTCGGAACCCGTCGGCAGGCTCCGGCCAGCCGTGGTTCTCCGCCGCCCGGCAGCCCGTCGTCAGACAGCCCCGGACCGCCCTCGGGCACCTGCTTCACGCCGCCTCACCCCTGACCGCGACCCGCTCCCAGAAGCCTTCGCAGAACCGCGCGAGTGGTCCGCGGGAGATGCCTCCCGGTGGTTTGCCGCCGTCCGGCAGCCCAGCCTCGGTGGGTACCTCGCCCGCGAGCGGAAGCCCCAGCAGGCGGGCCACCTCGTGGTCGTCGAGCCCCGGGGCGTACGGCCCGCGGACCGCGACGCGGAGATCGCGGAGAACCATGCCGAAGGAGGAGGCGACGCGGGAGGCGGCGGCGACGGCACGCAGCTCGGCGGGGACGACCAGGAGGCCGACGTCGAGCTGGGCGAGCGCCTCGGCGACGCCTTCGTCGATGCGGCGCGGCAGGTCGACGACGACCGAGCCGCCGCGGCGCCGGCCCGCGGCGAGCACCGCGCGTACTGCCTGGGGAGGGACGGTGACGGCGTCGCCGCGGTCCCAGCTGAGGACGCGCAGGGAGTGCAGTTCGGGCAGCGACTCCTCCAGGGCGCCGCCGCCGACCCTGCCGCGCGAGGCGGCGAAGGCCGGCCAGCGCAGTCCGTCGGCGCTCTCGCCGCCGAGGAGCACGTCCAGGCCGCCGCCCAGCGGATCGGCGTCCACGAGGAGTGTGCGCGTGCCCTGCCGCGCGGAGGTGACGGCGAGAGCGCATGCCAGTGTGGACGCGCCGGCGCCGCCTCGGCCGCCGATCACGCCGACGGTGAGCGCGGGCCTGCCGACCCCTTCCGCCACGTCGGCGATGCGGTCGACGAGCCACTGCTCGCCGTCCGGCAGCATCAGGACGTGGTCGGCGCCGATCTCCACGGCCCGCTGCCAGACCCCGGAGTCGTCCTGGTCCTTGCCGACGAGCACCACTCCTCGTCTGCGTGCGGCCCCACGCAGCCGCCGCGCCGCGTCGTCCCCGACGAGCACGAGCGGCGCCGTCTCCCACCGGCCCCGGCCCTCCGGCACTCCGTGGTGGACCTCCGGCCGGGCACCCGCCGCCGCGCACAGGCGCAGCAGGTCGTCCAGCAGTTCCACGTCCTCGGTGACGATCAACGGCCTGCCCTGCCGCCCCTCGGCGGCGGACGGCCGGTCGTTGGTGATGGCTCCCGCCACGATCTCCAGCCCCCTTCGCTGCGTTGACACGGGCGCCCCGTGTTCCGGGCGCTCGTGTTCAAGTCCTGTGTGAGGACCGGCGATCGGCCGCCCATAGGGGCGGCCGACGGAATCCGGCCCTACGCATCCTGGAAACGGAACCGGCCATGAACTCGCCGCCGTCGGAACGCGCTGGAATCACGGTGCAGCGATCCCGGAAATCGTGTGGATCTTGGTCGAAAACTGTGGACAGCTCGGCCCTTGTGGATATCGCCGTCACCCGAACAGGCGACCCCTGCGCGACTTCCGCAGCGCATCCCCACGGCTACGGACGGTGACGGATCCTGTGTCGAGGCAGAGGAAAGCCCACGAGAGCACGGAGGCGCCTCGCGGGCTGGGAAGAAGAGGGGAAAACGCACCCGGACATGCGACGACCCCCACCGGGGGGGAGAGTGGGGGTCGTCTTCACGGCCGACTCGGGGGGGGAGGAGCCGGACCGCGTTGGCACGGTCGCGAACGATCCGTGACTTCCATGGTGTACCCGAGAGGCCTCTCAGGCAAACCCACGCACCCGACACTAGCCCGAATGGCGGGCGCATATGCTCGGCCTCGTGGAAAACCACTCCCTGCCCCGCACAGCGGCCTTCTTTGACCTGGACAAGACGGTCATTGCGAAGTCGAGCACGCTCACGTTCAGCAAGTCGTTCTACCAAGGTGGCCTGATCAACCGCAGAGCCGCCCTGCGGACGGCGTACACCCAGTTCGTGTTCCTCGCGGGCGGCGCCGACCACGACCAGATGGAGCGGATGCGGAAGTATCTGTCCGCGCTGTGCCGGGGCTGGAACGTCCAACAGGTGAAGGACATCGTCGCCGAGACCCTGCACGACCTGATCGACCCGATCATCTACGACGAGGCCGCCTCCCTCATCGAGGAGCACCACATCGCGGGGCGGGACGTCGTCATCGTCTCCACCTCCGGCGCCGAGGTGGTCGAGCCGATCGGCGAACTCCTCGGCGCGGACCGGGTGGTGGCGACCCGGATGGTCGTCGGCGACGACGGCTGCTTCACCGGCGAGGTGGAGTACTACGCCTACGGCCCGACCAAGGCCGAGGCGATCCGGGAGCTGGCCGAGTCCGAGGAGTACGACCTCGCGCACTGCTACGCGTACAGCGACTCGGCGACCGATCTGCCGATGCTGGAGGCCGTGGGGCACCCCCACGCGGTGAACCCGGACCGGACTCTGCGCAAGGAGGCCCTCGCGCGCGGGTGGCCCATTCTCGACTTCCACCGTCCCGTGCGCCTCAAGCAGCGCCTGGCCGTGCGGCCGCGCCCCGCCCTTCTCGCGGCTGCCGCCATAGGCGCCGCGGCGGCCACCGCGGGGCTCGTCTGGTACGCGAGCCGACGCCGGGTGGCGACCGCCTGACCTGCGGTCGGCACACCGGTAGCCGATTCACCCTCTTTGAACCTAAAAGTAAAGAAGCACATCAAGGGGTTCCGCTTGCCTCCATCCTGGAGTAGAAAGGATTCAAGGCCCGCGAGACCAAAGGACATCCGAGAGGATCACCTTTAAAACTCATTTTGGCCCCACGGACCCAGCATGAACACCGGGCACCCACGCGACGTCGACCCGTCGATTACGGGCCAGCCGCACCAGGTTACGGGCCGCAGTTCCCGACCTGATGGGCATATATCGAGGACGCTTGGTAACCGGGTGAACATGCCAGCGGCGGTACGAATTCTCGTACCGCCGCAACCCTTTTCCAGGGGTTTTCCGCCACCCGGCTTCCCGGGTTTCTACGCCGCTCCGCGCTGCAGCGCCTCGCACACCGCCGTCGACTCGCGCGCGCCCAGTTCGACGGCCCTGCCGCAGTGGGCGATCCAGGCGGCCATGCCCTCCGGGGTACCGGAGACATAGCCGTCGAGGGCGGCCAGATAGGCGGCACGGCCCAGTTCCGCGTGACCGACCTCCGCCGGGCAGACCGACTTCGGGTCGAGGCCGCTGCCGATCAGGACAATCCGCTCGGCAGCGCGCGCGACGAGGCCGTTGTCGAAGCCGAAGGGCCGTAGGGCGAGCAGCTCGCCGTGGACGACTGCGGCGGTCACCAGAGCGGGGGCCGAACCGCCCTTGATGATCAGCTCGGAGAGTCCGTCGAGACGGCCGCCCACCTCGGCGGCGCCTGGCACAGGCAGCTCGACGAGGGGTTCGTCGACGGACTCCCCCTCCTGTCGGGGCCGCCCCACGCGCGCGTCGTCACGGCCGGCCGCCACCAGGTGCAGCCGGGCCAGCACCCGCAGGGGCGACTGCCGCCAGATGGACAGCAACTGGCCCGCCTCGGCGGTCAGCCGCAACGCGGCACCCATGGCGCGGGCCTCGTCGTCGCCGTCCTGGCCGCTGAAGTCCGTACGACGGCGCACCTCTTCGAGGGCCCAGTCGGCGCCGGACAGTGCCGCCGAGCCGCGGGCACCACGCAGGGCGGCCTCGGAGGTGACCGCGTTGCTGCGGCGCCGCATGACGCGGTGGCCGTAGACCCGGTCCACGGCCTTGCGCACGGACTCCACGGACTCGGCCACACCGGGAAGCTCTCCCAGGGCCGCGAGCGGATCGGCGGCCGCACCTGACGTACTCATGAGTACGACCCTACGCGCACCGGTCACCGACCCCTCGAATGAGTGGTCTTCCACCGCCGACGAACACCCCTGGCACTCGCCCCACTACCGTTAGTGAACATGAAAATTGCTTTCGTCGGGAAGGGCGGAAGTGGCAAGACCACACTGTCCTCCCTGTTCATCCGCCACCTCGCCGTCTCCGGAGCGCCGGTCGTCGCCGTCGACGCCGACATCAATCAGCACCTGGGCGCCGCCCTCGGCCTCGACGAGTCGGAAGCCGCCGAACTGCCGGCGATGGGAGACCGGCTGGCGCTGATCAAGAACCATCTGCGTGGCTCCAACCCCCGGATCACCTCCGCCGAGACGATGATCAAGACCAGCCCGCCCGGCGACGGTTCACGCCTGGTGCAGATCCGCGAGCCCAACGCGATCTACGACGCCTGCGCCCGCCCGGTGGAACTCGACGGCGGGGCCGTCCGTTTGATGGTCACCGGCCCCTTCACCGACGCCGACCTGGGCGTCGCCTGCTACCACTCCAAGACGGGAGCGGTGGAGCTGTTCCTGAACCACCTGGTGGACGGCCGCGACGAGTACGTGGTGGTCGACATGACAGCCGGTTCGGACTCCTTCGCGTCCGGCATGTTCACCCGCTTCGACATGACGTTCCTCGTCGCCGAGCCGACCCGGAGGGGAGTCTCCGTCTACCGCCAGTACAAGGAGTACGCCGCCGACTACGGCGTCGCCCTGAAGGTCGTCGGCAACAAGGTGCACGGTCAGGACGACCTCGACTTCCTCCGCGCCGAGGTCGGGGACGAC is from Streptomyces sp. NBC_01314 and encodes:
- a CDS encoding TadE family type IV pilus minor pilin, which produces MAGREPRGPWRLRGVLGGDEGFVTAEAAMVLPMMLLFATALVWALFVACAQIQVVDAARAGARAAARQDPSGAVVAAARRTAPGGAKVSVGREGDFVRVVVSAPAPGPEGLGLDVSHAAVALAEETVGAATTEGVGIG
- a CDS encoding DUF4244 domain-containing protein, which codes for MYKAVKAVREVVRVRVVCAVMCRVRAARRDAGMVTSEYAVGIIAAVAFAAVLYKVVTSGQVQAELQQIVGRALNGGA
- a CDS encoding type II secretion system F family protein, which produces MSGEVVHRLGVVVCVFVGLWWLARSLDTARHERRLRARLAAVLALAAEPPRRSLVPRGAVRRWLPVAGAVCAAWVLVGGLLGLLLGPAAGVGAWLWLRRVRRAGGDPTAAYDAAEASRQLPLAADLLAACITAGASPVVAAQAVGEALGGPVGGRLARGAAEARLGGEPAEAWRALAALPGAGALARLLERADESGVPAASPVARLAAEARAEWGRSATERARRAAVMVTVPVGLCFLPAFIAVGVLPVVIGLADGLLGGGGG
- a CDS encoding type II secretion system F family protein, with translation MPVGVVAVACAGAAAWMAGDGRVAGIRRARLLLAGGGATGPSAWARVIGRVRRLGAEWWAPVAGLVIAVLGASVLPVLAGAAAVPLLRRVRRAAEERRAGERRGDAVVALCSAVAGEVRAGRQPGEALSRAARDSGGLGEAGAVVLAAARFGGDVPGALADAARQPGAHGLLGLAACWRVAVDRGAGLAAGLDRLEGALRAERDQRADLRAQLAGARSTAVMLAGLPVLGLLLGTALGADPLRVVLHSTAGLGCLLVGAVLEGAGLWWALRIVRGAEAA
- a CDS encoding TadA family conjugal transfer-associated ATPase; amino-acid sequence: MTGMPDDGLLDGVRQWLVESGAEPTPARVAQALRERGRVLGDAEVLGAAERLRSELVGSGPLEPLLADPSVTDVLVSAPDRVWVDRGGGLELTGISFPDAAGVRRLAQRLAAVAGRRLDDARPWVDARLPDGTRLHAVLPPVAVGCTCLSLRVVRPRAFTLAELATAGTVPPGGDHVLRALIRSRLSYVISGGTGTGKTTLLSALLGLVDPGERIVLAEDSAELRPDHPHVVRLEGRPANQEGVGLVELQDLVRQALRMRPDRLVVGEVRGPEVVSLLAALNTGHEGGCGTLHANAAAQVPARLEALGTAAGLDRAALHSQLAAALSVVLHLVRDPDGRRRIAEVHVLERDASGWVVTVPALRWGEEAFVYELGWERLRGLLRGGPRGGGDGGSDGFPQGRNGLDRREGSGRQ
- the ssd gene encoding septum site-determining protein Ssd — translated: MAGAITNDRPSAAEGRQGRPLIVTEDVELLDDLLRLCAAAGARPEVHHGVPEGRGRWETAPLVLVGDDAARRLRGAARRRGVVLVGKDQDDSGVWQRAVEIGADHVLMLPDGEQWLVDRIADVAEGVGRPALTVGVIGGRGGAGASTLACALAVTSARQGTRTLLVDADPLGGGLDVLLGGESADGLRWPAFAASRGRVGGGALEESLPELHSLRVLSWDRGDAVTVPPQAVRAVLAAGRRRGGSVVVDLPRRIDEGVAEALAQLDVGLLVVPAELRAVAAASRVASSFGMVLRDLRVAVRGPYAPGLDDHEVARLLGLPLAGEVPTEAGLPDGGKPPGGISRGPLARFCEGFWERVAVRGEAA
- a CDS encoding HAD family phosphatase is translated as MLGLVENHSLPRTAAFFDLDKTVIAKSSTLTFSKSFYQGGLINRRAALRTAYTQFVFLAGGADHDQMERMRKYLSALCRGWNVQQVKDIVAETLHDLIDPIIYDEAASLIEEHHIAGRDVVIVSTSGAEVVEPIGELLGADRVVATRMVVGDDGCFTGEVEYYAYGPTKAEAIRELAESEEYDLAHCYAYSDSATDLPMLEAVGHPHAVNPDRTLRKEALARGWPILDFHRPVRLKQRLAVRPRPALLAAAAIGAAAATAGLVWYASRRRVATA
- a CDS encoding oxidoreductase → MSTSGAAADPLAALGELPGVAESVESVRKAVDRVYGHRVMRRRSNAVTSEAALRGARGSAALSGADWALEEVRRRTDFSGQDGDDEARAMGAALRLTAEAGQLLSIWRQSPLRVLARLHLVAAGRDDARVGRPRQEGESVDEPLVELPVPGAAEVGGRLDGLSELIIKGGSAPALVTAAVVHGELLALRPFGFDNGLVARAAERIVLIGSGLDPKSVCPAEVGHAELGRAAYLAALDGYVSGTPEGMAAWIAHCGRAVELGARESTAVCEALQRGAA
- a CDS encoding ATP-binding protein; amino-acid sequence: MKIAFVGKGGSGKTTLSSLFIRHLAVSGAPVVAVDADINQHLGAALGLDESEAAELPAMGDRLALIKNHLRGSNPRITSAETMIKTSPPGDGSRLVQIREPNAIYDACARPVELDGGAVRLMVTGPFTDADLGVACYHSKTGAVELFLNHLVDGRDEYVVVDMTAGSDSFASGMFTRFDMTFLVAEPTRRGVSVYRQYKEYAADYGVALKVVGNKVHGQDDLDFLRAEVGDDLLVTLGHSDWVRALEKGRPPRFERLEDPNRQALRTLHQAADATYELRDWERYTRQMAHFHLKNATSWGNERTGADLASQIDPEFVLTEGVPAGV